Proteins from a single region of Stutzerimonas stutzeri:
- a CDS encoding cytochrome b, producing the protein MQWRNSPTSYGLTSIALHWLVAVAVFGLFGLGFWMVGLTYYSSWYRTAPDLHKSVGVMLFMVMLLRVLWRFVSPAPAPLASQGRLTRRAAKLGHGFLYLGLFLVMLSGYLISTADGRPITVFGLFDVPALITTIPDQADRAGLVHEYAAWALVIFALVHACAALKHHFIDRDATLKRMLGRNAG; encoded by the coding sequence ATGCAGTGGCGTAACTCCCCCACCAGCTATGGTCTGACCAGCATTGCGTTGCACTGGCTGGTCGCCGTTGCTGTATTTGGCCTTTTCGGTCTGGGCTTCTGGATGGTGGGTCTGACCTACTACAGCAGTTGGTATCGCACCGCACCTGATCTGCACAAGAGTGTCGGCGTCATGCTGTTCATGGTCATGTTGCTGCGCGTTCTCTGGCGCTTCGTGAGTCCCGCCCCCGCACCGCTGGCAAGCCAGGGGCGGCTGACGCGGCGGGCGGCGAAGCTAGGCCATGGCTTTTTGTATCTCGGCCTGTTCCTGGTGATGCTGTCGGGATATCTGATATCCACCGCCGATGGCCGGCCGATCACTGTATTCGGTTTGTTCGACGTGCCGGCGCTGATCACGACCATACCCGATCAGGCTGATCGCGCCGGACTGGTTCATGAATATGCAGCCTGGGCGCTGGTGATCTTCGCGCTTGTACACGCTTGCGCTGCGCTCAAGCACCACTTTATCGATCGAGACGCGACACTCAAACGCATGCTCGGTCGTAATGCCGGTTAA